A window of Solanum stenotomum isolate F172 chromosome 3, ASM1918654v1, whole genome shotgun sequence contains these coding sequences:
- the LOC125859062 gene encoding uncharacterized protein LOC125859062 — protein MASTYEQSIGRQQITKDLRQLASLGVRLLESPDEGVIVQNAAESSFVAEVKEKQYTDPILLQLKENVQQVKVEHQKPGGYMQRIELPIWKWDMINMDFVTDLPCSFRKFDSIWVIVDRLTKAAYFLPVKTTYTVEEYAKLYIKEFGNASEFKHSLSPSNECYHSSIRMVPYEALYGRKCRSPIGWFEVGETVLFGLDLVHQAMEKVKVIQQGLATTQSRHKSYADNRRRGLEFFIGDWVFLKELELSKELSTVHPVFHVSMLRKCIGDPSRITPTKDVHVTEDLTYEDVPMAILDRQVKKLRNKEVAYVKVLWRNQQVEDVTWEAEEAMKSKYPHLFQFEEKGQSAELRQ, from the exons ATGGCAAGCACTTATGAGCAGTCCATAGGAAGGCAGCAAATAACTAAAGATCTACGTCAATTAGCTAGCTTGGGGGTTCGCCTTCTTGAATCTCCAGATGAAGGAGTTATTGTGCAAAATGCTGCAGAATCCTCATTTGTAGCGGAGGTGAAAGAGAAGCAGTACACGGATCCTATCCTATTACAGCTTAAGGAGAATGTACAACAAG ttaaagtagagcaccagaAGCCTGGAGGTTATATGCAGCGTATAGAACTtccaatttggaagtgggatatgattaatatggattttgtcacTGATTTGCCTTGCTCATTTCGGAAGTTTGATTCCatatgggtgattgttgatagactcACCAAAGCAGCATACTTCTTACCGGTCAAGACTACTTATACAGTTGAAGAGTATGCAAAATTGTATATTAAAGAGTTTGGGAACGCAAGTGAATTTAAGCACAGCCTTTCACCGTCAAATGAATG ctACCATTCAAGTATCAGAATGGTACCTTATGAAGCGTTATATGGGAGAAAGTGCAGGTCACCAATCGGATGGTTTGAAGTGGGCGAAACTGTCTTATTTGGTCTAGATcttgttcatcaagctatggaaaaagttaagGTGATACAACAAGGATTAGCAACAACTCAAAGCCGACATAAATCATATGCAGATAATAGAAGGAGAGGACTGGAATTTTTCATAGGAGATTGGGTATTTTTGAAG GAGTTAGAGCTATCTAAAGAGCTCTCAACAGtccatccagtatttcatgtcTCAATGCTTCGAAAATGCATAGGCGACCCATCTCGTATCACTCCTACGAAAGATGTACACGTTACAGAAGATCTCACTTACGAAGATGTACCCATGGCAATTTTGGATCGACAAGTTAAGAAactaagaaataaagaagtagcttaTGTAAAAGTACTATGGAGAAACCAACAAGTTGAAGACGTTACATGGGAGGCGGAAGAAGCAATGAAgtccaaatatcctcatttatttcaATTCGAGGAGAAGGGTCAAAGTGCTGAGTTGAGACAGTAA